The following coding sequences lie in one Flavobacterium cyclinae genomic window:
- a CDS encoding reverse transcriptase family protein has protein sequence MTLINKIHTRLAEYNSYYYGPFEAIEFRFEQTFFVSKLLSLIEISDLCLLLKTRLFDIEHVINQPQYETFQIPKKRGGSRLIQTPESQLMFIQSRLNFYLQNYYHLIRPECVHGFVINPNKNEKKCNIVENAKIHVQQKYVLNLDLKDFFPSIQAYRVKELFLSDYFRYTEHIATALTLLVTYDGKLPIGAPTSPVISNFICLELDEALSVYCKKNEIRYSRYADDLTFSSNHFISKTIITDLEYIINSFQFKLNPKKTRIKTKNRKQTVTGLVVNEKVNVDRKIIKMVRAMLHDTLQNGISKAAKKHFKSINEIRNTSEAYFLNRLEGYINFIAQVRGNDDSIVIKFRYYYKMIFQLA, from the coding sequence ATGACTTTAATAAATAAAATTCATACCAGATTAGCGGAGTATAATAGTTATTATTATGGTCCTTTTGAAGCTATTGAATTTAGATTTGAACAAACATTTTTTGTATCAAAATTACTTTCCCTTATTGAAATTTCTGATTTATGCTTGTTATTAAAAACCAGACTTTTTGATATTGAGCACGTAATTAACCAACCACAATATGAAACTTTTCAAATCCCAAAGAAAAGAGGAGGTAGTAGACTTATACAAACTCCAGAATCTCAATTAATGTTTATACAATCGAGATTAAATTTTTATTTACAAAATTATTATCATTTAATTCGTCCTGAATGTGTTCATGGGTTTGTAATAAATCCTAATAAAAACGAGAAAAAATGTAATATCGTTGAAAATGCAAAAATCCACGTTCAACAAAAATATGTTCTAAATCTTGACTTGAAGGATTTTTTTCCTTCAATACAAGCTTATCGTGTAAAAGAATTATTTTTATCTGATTATTTTAGATATACAGAACATATTGCTACTGCACTAACTTTGTTGGTTACATATGATGGAAAACTTCCAATTGGGGCACCAACTTCACCAGTAATTTCTAATTTTATATGCTTAGAATTGGATGAAGCATTATCTGTTTATTGTAAGAAAAATGAGATACGTTATTCTCGTTATGCCGATGATTTAACTTTTTCATCTAATCATTTTATTTCAAAAACAATTATAACGGATTTAGAGTATATAATTAATTCTTTCCAATTCAAATTGAATCCCAAAAAAACACGAATAAAAACTAAAAACAGAAAGCAAACTGTTACAGGGCTTGTAGTGAATGAAAAAGTAAATGTAGATCGTAAAATAATTAAAATGGTTCGGGCTATGTTGCATGATACATTACAAAATGGTATTTCAAAAGCGGCAAAAAAACATTTTAAAAGTATAAATGAAATAAGAAATACTAGTGAAGCTTATTTTTTGAATCGTTTAGAAGGATACATAAATTTTATTGCTCAAGTTCGCGGTAATGATGATTCTATAGTGATAAAATTTAGATATTATTATAAAATGATATTCCAACTAGCATAA
- a CDS encoding DUF3127 domain-containing protein produces MNIKAKLIQLLPLQTGMGKNGQWRKQDIIVETDGQYPKKICISIWGDKINEKQLKIGNLLEIDFDLESREFNGKWYTDIRAWKIVSEDDKITFTINEDLPSDEEPKDNDDLPF; encoded by the coding sequence ATGAATATAAAAGCTAAATTAATTCAATTACTCCCTTTACAAACTGGAATGGGAAAAAATGGTCAGTGGCGAAAACAAGATATTATTGTGGAAACTGATGGTCAGTATCCTAAAAAAATATGTATAAGTATATGGGGAGATAAAATCAATGAAAAGCAATTAAAAATAGGCAATCTATTAGAAATTGATTTTGATTTGGAAAGTAGAGAATTTAATGGTAAATGGTATACCGATATTAGAGCGTGGAAAATTGTTTCTGAAGATGATAAAATAACATTTACCATAAATGAAGATTTGCCTTCTGATGAAGAACCAAAAGATAACGATGATTTACCGTTTTAA
- a CDS encoding DnaB-like helicase C-terminal domain-containing protein, giving the protein MMNPIQSTSIKELSNEIIENITNERPNKNVIPTGFKYFDQEFGGLSLGELVVIGGRPAMGKSLFVVNLVSNICNQESILFLSFDLTPSVLSARLLSDRTGVSVTKIIHNQLIDSDKELLKDAAKTLEKSKLFISDVGEANVNETIQIIKDHVAAYQTKIVVIDYLQLLGIGKYNTGREAEIGHICRLLKMCAKELNICILLLSQLSRAVEVRGSSKRPQLSDLRDSGSIEQIADKVWLLYRPEYYMIDELDDVDRTPTDSLMMLFVAKNKNGKIGTSYFKRDLHFTRFTSLNNYFKSFDIHPQRLSELENPFNFKDFDTSSDETPF; this is encoded by the coding sequence ATGATGAATCCAATACAATCCACCTCAATAAAAGAATTATCAAATGAAATCATTGAAAATATAACCAATGAACGCCCCAATAAAAATGTAATTCCAACAGGATTCAAGTATTTTGATCAAGAGTTTGGAGGATTATCCTTAGGTGAGTTGGTGGTTATTGGAGGTAGACCCGCTATGGGAAAAAGTTTATTTGTTGTGAATTTGGTTTCTAATATTTGTAACCAAGAATCGATATTGTTTTTATCTTTTGATTTAACACCTTCGGTTCTAAGTGCTCGCTTGTTGTCTGATAGAACAGGTGTTTCAGTGACCAAAATTATTCATAATCAATTAATCGATTCCGATAAAGAGTTACTTAAAGATGCTGCCAAAACATTAGAGAAAAGCAAATTGTTTATCAGTGATGTTGGGGAAGCTAATGTAAATGAAACTATTCAAATTATTAAAGATCATGTTGCTGCTTACCAAACTAAAATAGTTGTAATTGATTATTTGCAATTATTAGGAATAGGAAAGTACAATACAGGACGAGAAGCAGAAATTGGTCATATTTGTAGGTTGTTAAAAATGTGTGCTAAAGAATTGAATATCTGTATATTACTTTTAAGCCAGTTAAGTCGTGCAGTTGAAGTGAGAGGTAGTAGTAAGAGACCTCAATTGTCTGATTTACGCGATAGTGGTTCTATTGAACAAATAGCGGATAAAGTTTGGTTGTTGTATCGACCAGAATATTATATGATTGACGAATTAGATGATGTAGATAGAACTCCTACAGATTCATTAATGATGTTGTTTGTTGCAAAGAATAAAAATGGTAAAATAGGAACGAGTTATTTCAAGCGTGACTTACACTTTACTAGATTTACTTCTTTAAATAATTATTTTAAAAGTTTTGACATACATCCTCAACGTCTTTCAGAATTAGAAAATCCTTTTAATTTTAAAGATTTTGATACTAGTAGCGACGAAACACCTTTCTAA